The Penaeus monodon isolate SGIC_2016 chromosome 13, NSTDA_Pmon_1, whole genome shotgun sequence genome contains a region encoding:
- the LOC119580023 gene encoding uncharacterized protein LOC119580023, giving the protein MTRILSCVILLCFVGVCLVEEVLDPLSTFCSHAKDPEHCRDLRQVEDESDREAGDGVGGDTRIDAGGDGEADVEGDAEGDEGRDAGGDVSLGTFAAFPMYAAYYHLSKYFQGSSRALEGNLHDLTRILTCLKEEEFTPDLHLHCFFPFYFSRKESMRMSHKLWKFTGVLFEGNLVTPWADLPGQLVEVLSGTALPSGPTLSPTAKQDGASTRDNDDEDEGNSDQRKPHNSPPGPTLTVTLDTGNNDENIHDIKDVTELTRTEEEAEDPKGDVTSASSSHRRVKRQFSGGDVISVLAIAVFGAFLFYVLYYHISKYLQGRSLDSYWVEDHLRQMTRILLCLEDEDFVPRLECFASSRNF; this is encoded by the coding sequence ATGACGCGAATCCTCAGCTGCGTGATCCTGTTGTGTTTCGTGGGCGTGTGTCTCGTCGAGGAGGTCCTGGATCCTCTCTCGACGTTCTGCAGTCACGCCAAGGACCCTGAGCACTGCAGAGACCTTCGTCAGGTCGAGGATGAGTCGGACAGAGAAGCGGGCGATGGGGTGGGCGGAGACACGAGGATAGACGCGGGCGGGGACGGAGAAGCAGACGTCGAGGGGGACGCggaaggagacgagggaagagacGCGGGCGGAGACGTATCCTTGGGCACCTTCGCAGCGTTCCCGATGTACGCTGCGTATTACCATCTCAGTAAGTACTTCCAAGGCAGCAGCAGGGCCCTGGAGGGGAACCTGCACGACCTCACGCGCATCCTGACTTgcctgaaggaggaggagttcACGCCCGACCTCCACCTGCACTGcttcttccccttctacttcTCGAGGAAGGAGAGCATGAGGATGTCTCACAAGCTATGGAAATTCACAGGAGTGCTGTTCGAAGGGAACCTCGTCACTCCCTGGGCAGACCTCCCTGGACAGCTGGTAGAGGTCCTCAGCGGAACAGCCCTTCCCTCCGGGCCCACGCTTTCACCGACAGCTAAGCAGGACGGGGCGTCTACACGAGACAACGATGACGAGGACGAAGGTAATTCAGATCAAAGAAAACCCCATAACTCCCCTCCCGGACCCACACTTACAGTCACCCTGGACACTGGTAATAACGACGAAAACATCCATGACATCAAGGACGTGACTGAACTCACAAGAaccgaagaagaagcagaagacccGAAAGGAGACGTCACCAGCGCGTCCTCCAGCCACCGGCGAGTGAAGAGGCAGTTCAGCGGAGGTGACGTCATATCCGTACTAGCCATCGCAGTCTTCGGCGCCTTCCTCTTTTATGTCCTCTACTACCACATCAGCAAGTACCTCCAGGGACGCTCCTTGGACTCCTACTGGGTGGAAGATCACCTGCGACAGATGACGAGGATCCTGCTGTGTCTTGAAGATGAGGATTTCGTTCCTCGTCTCGAGTGTTTTGCGAGTTCGAGGAACTTTTGA